The Trichocoleus sp. FACHB-46 nucleotide sequence GAGGAGTTGGAGACTCAGCTAAACATCCTATCGGTTGAAATTGAAGCAGGGCGAGATGTAGAGAACCAAGATTGAGACCTAGGCCACGCTCAGTTGTCCAACAGGCGGCTGGATGATTTCAGCGCGAGCAATCTTTTTTAATGTGGGAGAGCTGCTCAATTCCCTTGGATCGGTGCAAATTGGCGTTGATTGGGAGGCTGAACACAGAGGGTGCAGAATCCGGCGATCGCTTTTTGCTCAGGTCGCATTTCCAGCGTGACCCCCAATCGCTGCACTTCCCTAGCACAAGCCAGCTGACCTTGGCGATTGCGGCTGAGCAAGTCCTGGCTCCAGCTCATCAAATTACGGGCAAAGCGCCCCTCGGTGCTGGTCGCCCAGTCTAAGGCTTTGGCTTGTTCCAGCGGTAGTGCATCAAAGGATGGTGAGTTAGATAAAGTAGAGAGACATCTGCTCTCAAGCTAGGTCTATGGAATGTCGCCTCTGTGGTCATCCCACTACACACAAACACGGTAAAGCTCCTAACGGCAGTCAACGCTATTTCTGCCCGCAATGCCAGCAAACGTTTAACGAGCGATTCGACACCTTGTACTACCATCGCCAAGTCACACCCGAACAGATTCGGCAGGTTCTACAGGCGCATAACGAAGGTAGCAGTCTGAGGGGAATTAACCGTACGAGTGGACTCGCCTACAACACCGTTGTGAGTATTATTCGTGCTGCCAGTCAGCAAGCACAGTTAGTGCATAATGCTCAAGTGCAAGCAGTCCAAACCGAGGAGGTGAGTGCGGATGAGTTATGGTCATTTGTCGCAAAAAACAGAAGCAGTGCCTCCCCGATGAGTTAGCAGTGGGGGATTGTTGGATTGGGGTCAGTCTTGCCGATTCTAGTGGACTGATTTTGGCAGCACGAGTTGGAAAACATACTGACGCATTGATTGAAGAATTAGTGGTTAGTAGTGAAGGGAAAACAGTGTGTAAACACTTCAATAGTGA carries:
- a CDS encoding DUF6753 family protein, producing MEQAKALDWATSTEGRFARNLMSWSQDLLSRNRQGQLACAREVQRLGVTLEMRPEQKAIAGFCTLCVQPPNQRQFAPIQGN